The Thunnus thynnus chromosome 22, fThuThy2.1, whole genome shotgun sequence genome includes a window with the following:
- the LOC137174153 gene encoding insulin receptor substrate 2-B, translating to MANFTNYQEGKAAMLMLETQQRDVGTKSAAATANGDGSVGEPPSPLINIGGGGGGGGGSRFHQHLPPSNHLHHHHHLLSHHHPPKDQQQHHHYQLAPQQQHLSGENIAESPGRKASSSSSSSSLSQVHTAEDPAASSAASGSGGGGGGHVYASVSVANTSDVVDDIRKCGYLRKQKHGHKRFFVLRAASHLGPSRLEYYDSEKKFRNSLRSAAAAAASGGAVAPSPPKRVIYLYQCFTVNKRADSKNKHLIALYTKDEYFAIVAENEQEQEDWYVAVSELMSEGKKGHLDSDDLDDGYGTVTPGTVFKEVWQVNVKPKGLGQTKNLTGVYRLCLSTKTIHLVKLNSETPCVNLQLMNIRRCGHSESFFFIEVGRSSSIGPGEIWMQVDDSVVAQNMHETILETMKALKAFAEFRPRSKSQSSGSNPMPFITTRRHLGNLPPSQTGLQRRSRTESVVGTPPSSKSSGASGYRFRTSSEGEGTMNRPFRSATGSLVHLNSARAHHGRQEGGGGSSGSGVATGNAGTSTGGGRYVRAIPGSSSTYHARSASLPVSHFPSTTSPVSVSSSSGHGSVSDTLTRPSSASICGSPSDGGFNSSDEYGSSPGDFRYFRVRSNTPDSLGNTPPIREENCLNDYMAMGWNREVFGTSGGSGNNSGGDTPRDESTSTTEDDRFSSSSLRRRTHSFSRPAGGATGGSGVAVYQKMTQTNFSLEEGSDVVLPFGSGLLRGGPSSSSSSLRSDYSSCSEHSQQSRPSTLSRTEASGERPPLSSSSSSAKEDSGYMPMMCGVAASPRDTPPDYMPMQPSSYSHHISHSPQFHSPALGPRSAHHHPQLQSQSSTDSHGYMMMLPGGSGSSPSPVQASPSPHSSSSMVGASGSDSIAERPENGEYMDMSYSNSGGRKLSNEGSSGYYTPGTPEGTSKSYSPYFSLPRSYKAPTRERDEKEYGEYVPMSSPAKPVYSSVATASMSTPEKRGGGGSSTSTPSHPPPPYGAHHTTAAMADRRVVRPNRLPLGRRSFHGPLRVSEPSTASAGTSTSVPATGSSSEGPSSPGEYINIEFGDHYPHQQQPPAYPLSAQDEAPSLGSSDSRRSPPQPQTHQDYMSVEVGVDQQDSAGCLGKNQSPRPSLVAPWNPPSYIRPLASNPGTLASPGVPAGGHWRSMGDDYTDMTFNLSRGERTQTSPTAMLQHLCVIEGRYGHAPSASSSSISPTLPPLSPSRAPTHQLEPKVVRADPQGRRRHSSETFSSTSSSNSTPSGGGLGPSSSATHPTLANPAAPNGSYLTEGQASRWASSASFDSVWMSVEGLGDSPAHQAQTRALEAGTTSGTSAASSSSGTGAGRMCRNMSVGYQNGLNYIALELREDGSNAGATTSGGGSSNGSSVAAAAAAAALAAGTVPLPENGAYASIDFTKSDGVTTTTKD from the coding sequence ATGGCAAATTTCACGAATTACCAGGAAGGCAAGGCAGCGATGTTGATGCTGGAGACGCAGCAGAGGGACGTGGGGACGAAATCTGCGGCCGCCACCGCAAACGGAGACGGCTCGGTCGGGGAACCCCCTTCCCCGTTAATTAATATCGgcggaggcggaggaggaggaggcggctCTCGCTTCCATCAACATTTACCGCCCTCCAACCacctccatcatcatcaccacctcCTCAGCCACCATCACCCGCCAAAGGATCAACAGCAGCACCATCACTACCAGCTGGCtccgcagcagcagcatctttcCGGGGAAAACATCGCCGAGTCCCCGGGCAGGaaagcctcctcctcctcctcctcctcgtctctcAGCCAGGTACACACCGCCGAGGACCCCGCCGCTTCTTCCGCCGCTagcggcagcggcggcggcggcggcggccaTGTATACGCGTCTGTGAGCGTCGCAAATACCTCGGATGTTGTGGATGATATTCGCAAATGTGGCTATTTAAGAAAGCAAAAACATGGACATAAAAGGTTTTTCGTGCTGCGGGCTGCCAGCCACCTCGGGCCGAGCCGCCTGGAGTACTACGACAGCGAGAAGAAATTCAGGAACAGCCTGCGCTCTGCTGCCGCGGCCGCCGCCAGCGGTGGAGCGGTCGCCCCTTCTCCCCCGAAAAGGGTTATTTACCTCTACCAGTGCTTTACGGTAAACAAAAGGGCGGAttccaaaaacaaacacctcATTGCCCTTTATACTAAGGACGAGTACTTTGCTATTGTGGCTGAAAACGAGCAGGAGCAAGAGGACTGGTACGTAGCTGTCAGTGAGCTGATGAGCGAAGGCAAAAAAGGGCACTTGGATTCTGATGATTTAGATGATGGATATGGTACAGTCACCCCTGGTACTGTGTTTAAGGAGGTGTGGCAGGTGAATGTCAAACCTAAAGGACTGGGTCAAACTAAAAACCTCACAGGTGTGTACCGGCTATGCCTCTCAACTAAAACCATTCACCTCGTTAAGTTGAACTCTGAAACCCCCTGTGTTAACCTACAGCTGATGAATATCAGGCGTTGCGGACACTCTGAAAGCTTCTTTTTCATCGAGGTGGGTCGCTCCTCCTCTATCGGGCCCGGGGAGATATGGATGCAGGTGGATGACTCTGTCGTAGCCCAGAACATGCATGAGACTATCTTGGAGACAATGAAAGCCCTAAAAGCTTTTGCTGAGTTTCGGCCCAGGAGCAAGAGCCAGTCTTCGGGCTCCAACCCCATGCCGTTTATCACGACGCGGCGCCACCTGGGCAACCTGCCACCGAGCCAGACGGGGCTGCAGCGGCGGTCGAGGACAGAGTCGGTTGTTGGCACGCCGCCGTCGAGTAAGAGCTCGGGGGCTAGTGGTTATCGCTTCCGAACATCCAGCGAGGGCGAGGGGACGATGAACCGGCCGTTCCGCTCTGCCACAGGAAGTCTGGTTCACCTAAACTCAGCACGTGCCCATCACGGTCGTCAGGAGGGGGGCGGAGGCAGCAGTGGGAGTGGCGTCGCCACAGGAAACGCTGGAACAAGCACAGGCGGCGGACGCTACGTCAGAGCCATCCCGGGGTCGTCGTCCACCTACCATGCCCGCTCTGCCTCGCTCCCAGTCTCTCACTTCCCCTCCACCACCAGTCCAGTCAGCGTCTCCTCCAGCAGCGGCCACGGCTCTGTCTCAGACACGCTCACCCGCCCGTCGAGCGCCTCGATATGCGGCTCGCCATCCGACGGCGGTTTCAACTCCTCAGACGAGTACGGCTCCAGCCCCGGCGACTTCAGGTACTTCCGGGTGCGGAGTAACACGCCAGATTCCCTTGGAAACACCCCACCAATCAGAGAGGAGAATTGTCTAAACGATTACATGGCCATGGGGTGGAACCGGGAGGTCTTTGGCACCAGTGGGGGCTCTGGAAACAACAGCGGAGGTGACACGCCACGAGACGAGAGCACGTCGACAACAGAGGATGACCGCTTTTCTTCATCGTCACTAAGGAGGAGGACGCACTCTTTCTCcagacctgctggtggtgcaaCTGGCGGCTCTGGAGTGGCAGTTTACCAGAAAATGACCCAGACCAACTTCTCACTGGAAGAGGGATCTGATGTGGTATTACCATTTGGCAGTGGTTTACTCCGTGGTgggccctcctcctcctcttcctcgctcCGCTCTGACTACAGCTCCTGCTCTGAGCACAGCCAGCAGAGCCGTCCCTCCACACTGTCCAGGACGGAAGCCAGCGGTGAAcgccctcccctctcctcctcctcctcctctgccaaGGAAGACAGCGGCTACATGCCCATGATGTGTGGCGTGGCTGCGTCGCCGCGGGACACTCCTCCCGACTACATGCCTATGCAACCCAGCTCTTACTCGCATCACATCTCCCATTCCCCTCAGTTTCACAGTCCGGCTTTAGGTCCCCGTTCAGCCCATCACCACCCCCAGCTCCAGTCTCAATCCTCCACAGACTCCCACGGCTACATGATGATGCTCCCAGGGGGCAGCGGCAGCTCCCCCTCCCCTGTGCAGGCCTCCCCAAGCCCTCATAGTAGCTCAAGCATGGTGGGTGCCAGTGGGAGTGACAGCATAgcagagagacctgagaacggGGAATATATGGACATGTCATACAGCAACAGCGGGGGGCGCAAGCTCTCAAACGAAGGGAGCAGTGGATACTACACACCTGGCACACCTGAGGGCACCTCCAAGTCTTACAGCCCTTATTTCTCCCTCCCTCGCTCCTACAAGGCCCCCAccagagagagggatgagaagGAGTATGGGGAGTATGTTCCTATGAGTTCTCCTGCCAAGCCAGTTTATTCATCAGTTGCCACAGCATCGATGTCAACACCAGAGAAGAGGGGTGGAGGAGGTAGTAGCACCTCCACTCCCTCTCACCCACCGCCGCCTTACGGAGCTCACCACACGACCGCCGCAATGGCTGACCGGCGTGTTGTGAGGCCCAACCGCCTCCCTTTAGGCAGAAGGAGTTTTCACGGTCCACTGCGGGTTAGTGAGCCCTCCACGGCGTCTGCAGGCACCTCAACCTCAGTCCCCGCCACTGGTAGCTCATCTGAAGGGCCTTCCAGTCCTGGAGAGTATATTAATATTGAGTTTGGTGATCACTACCCCCACCAACAGCAGCCCCCCGCCTACCCTCTCTCTGCCCAAGACGAAGCACCTTCCCTGGGCTCCAGTGACAGCCGTCGCTCCCCTCCCCAGCCCCAAACTCACCAGGACTATATGAGCGTGGAGGTCGGTGTAGACCAGCAGGACAGTGCTGGATGTCTGGGTAAAAACCAGTCACCCAGACCAAGCCTTGTTGCCCCCTGGAACCCGCCCAGCTATATCCGACCCCTGGCTAGCAATCCTGGGACGCTGGCCTCCCCTGGAGTCCCTGCTGGAGGTCACTGGAGGTCAATGGGGGACGACTACACGGACATGACATTTAACCTCAGCAGAGGTGAGAGGACGCAAACAAGCCCCACAGCCATGCTGCAGCATCTCTGTGTAATAGAGGGACGTTACGGCCACGCTCCCTCCGCCTCTTCCTCATCCATTTCTCCCACTCTCCCTCCACTGAGCCCCAGCAGGGCACCGACACACCAGCTGGAGCCCAAGGTGGTTCGAGCCGACCCCCAAGGCAGGAGGAGACACAGCTCGGAGACGttctcctccacttcctcttcTAATTCAACTCCCTCTGGAGGAGGACTAGGCCCTTCATCCTCAGCCACCCACCCCACACTGGCTAACCCCGCAGCCCCAAACGGATCTTACTTAACGGAGGGTCAGGCTTCCAGATGGGCCAGCTCGGCGTCTTTCGACAGTGTGTGGATGTCCGTGGAGGGTCTAGGGGACTCGCCGGCTCACCAGGCTCAGACGAGAGCCTTGGAAGCGGGCACGACCTCTGGGACCTCAGCAGCATCATCCTCCTCGGGAACCGGAGCCGGTAGAATGTGCAGGAACATGTCTGTGGGTTACCAGAACGGCCTGAACTACATTGCCTTGGAGCTGAGGGAGGACGGGAGTAACGCGGGAGCCACGACGTCAGGAGGTGGTAGCAGCAACGGGAGCTctgtggcggcggcggcggcggcggcagcgtTGGCGGCGGGGACGGTGCCTCTGCCGGAGAACGGAGCCTATGCCAGTATAGACTTCACCAAATCTGATGGAGTCACCACGACAACCAAGG